In Limanda limanda chromosome 23, fLimLim1.1, whole genome shotgun sequence, a genomic segment contains:
- the mrps9 gene encoding 28S ribosomal protein S9, mitochondrial: MALSCARTVGAFLGKCGNCGSAVSSQLSRKVPIRPLSCSSSLLRKNLAAAGPEKFTAEFIEKQVEEFNIGKRHLANMMGEDPENFCQEDVDRSIAYLFPSGLFEKKAQPLMKHPDEIFPRQRAVQWGADGRPFHFLFYTGKQSYYSLMHETYEKIQNLEKHQDRLRAKGLFSQDTKRISLGTSRWLTKDEVDVLLVETISAHDYNRFIQLMERLLSIPYCAGEEEFVLRYRRQLEAQSRKQMVPPLERDDRGVAFSTAEGRRKTSTSSVVLRDCGAGRVTVNGRDYLDFFSVLQDREQLMFPLQFTGTLGRFDLECSVSGGGRSGQAGALRLAVSRALLSFLSEGDVETMRQAGLLTPDPRLRERKKPGQEGARKKFTWKKR; encoded by the exons ATGGCGCTGTCCTGTGCCCGAACCGTGGGAGCGTTTCTGGGGAAATGTGGAAACTGCGGCTCCGCGGTGTCGTCGCAACTGAGTCGGAAG gtCCCGATCCGACccctcagctgcagctcctccctcctcaggaAGAACCTGGCGGCCGCCGGGCCTGAGAAGTTCACCGCCGAGTTCATCgagaagcaggtggaggagTTCAACATCGGGAAGCGTCACCTGGCCAACATGATGGGAGAAGACCCGGAGAACTTCTGCCAGGAGGACGTGGAC AGGAGCATCGCCTACCTCTTCCCCTCGGGCCTGTTTGAGAAGAAAGCTCAGCCCCTCATGAAG CATCCAGACGAGATCTTCCCGAGGCAGAGAG CCGTGCAGTGGGGGGCGGACGGTCGGccgttccacttcctgttctacACCGGGAAACAGTCGTACTACTCGCTGATGCAC gAAACGTACGAGAAGATCCAGAACTTAGAGAAACACCAAGATCGTCTGAGAGCGAAGGGACTTTTCTCCCAGGACACGAAGAGGAT CTCGTTAGGAACCAGCCGCTGGCTCACGAAGGACGAGGTGGACGTCCTGCTGGTGGAGACCATCTCCGCTCACGAT TACAATCGCTTCATCCAGCTGATGGAGCGGCTGCTGTCCATCCCGTACTGCGCCGGGGAGGAGGAGTTTGTCCTGCGTTACCGCCGGCAACTGGAGGCCCAGTCCCGGAAGCAGATGGTGCCGCCGCTGGAGAGGGACGACCGCGGCGTGGCGTTCAGCACGGCCGAGG gacGCAGGAAGACGTCCACCTCCTCAGTCGTCCTCCGAGACTGCGGCGCCGGACGCGTCACCGTCAACGGGCGAGATTACCTCGACTTCTTCTCCGTGCtgcaggacag GGAGCAGCTGATGTTCCCGCTCCAGTTCACGGGCACGCTGGGACGCTTCGACCTGGAGTGCAGCGTGAGCGGCGGCGGCAGGTCCGGCCAGGCGGGGGCGCTGCGGCTCGCCGTCTCCCGGGCTCTGCTCAGCTTCCTGTCCGAGGGCGACGTGGAGACCATGAGACAAG CCGGCCtgctgacccctgaccccagGTTGAGGGAAAGGAAGAAGCCGGGACAGGAGGgagcgagaaagaaattcaccTGGAAGAAacgctga
- the LOC132996814 gene encoding SLAIN motif-containing protein 1-like: protein MEVMEELDLNSNRLPPELEVKKLQQLVRRLELQNEQLRASGCPGGLAPGFGLGGPGAIRLLAPPRCLSPPVEPFEYFQPHGAGDGASEPGEDEAEPSVLDGLELLDLEVLCCHEEEEEEEETWLYESQKAVALGVDSLTPLQWSRHVLDRPKTEVEAARRSLSLRLEQVSRWRSSLSSPSHSSPGPPLSRVAGVSPIRAPPCSTPLSSDRHGNHASLTPENITPSLSSSLHHVLHRTFSPVGKEFSPPLADRTPTFLPHLENSSKTQLLRRSVLSPQSSVDSDLLTSEDESLTLHGYKLHDLTDVQVMARLQEESLRQDYASTSSTLANRRSQSFTFQLSAGRDLEEDDEEEDDEDYGLLPPPQARLTRLPHSHTFSSMRDWRRSTTSLCTPPTTPTTPSTPPLPSAGFAFQPLARLQLPGPGPGAEPPGFRSGSGEFENKLRRSMPNLVRAPSMPSVPVASPCLLRNSLSFDSSSGLARLQSSIPSPGQLHHRVQSVGNFLSLSRQPLKATAYVSPTIKGPAPPSLQPPSSSGGGNSGIPLFSKSAGGATPTSTSRSSLPRPASCVGATSSTPRSKVALPARSLLMPPKSLSTLSALRDGAWRDGCY, encoded by the exons atggaggtgatggaggagctggacctCAACAGCAACCGTCTCCCACCCGAGCTGGAGgtgaagaagctgcagcagctggtccGGAGGCTGGAGCTGCAGAACGAGCAGCTCCGGGCCAGCGGCTGCCCCGGCGGCCTGGCCCCGGGATTCGGGCTCGGTGGCCCCGGTGCGATCCGCCTGCTCGCCCCGCCGCGGTGCCTCTCTCCCCCGGTGGAGCCTTTCGAGTACTTCCAGCCTCACGGAGCCGGGGACGGAGCCTCGGAACCCGGGGAGGACGAAGCGGAACCGTCGGTGCTGGAcgggctggagctgctggacctGGAGGTTCTGTGCTgccatgaggaagaggaggaagaggaggagacgtg GTTGTACGAGTCGCAGAAGGCCGTGGCGCTCGGAGTCGACTCGCTCACGCCGCTGCAGTGGAGCCGTCACGTTCTGGACCGACCCAAGACCGAGGTGGAGGCCGCCCGGCGCTCGCTGTCGCTGCGACTGGAGCAAG TCTCTAGGTGGCGTAGCAGCTTGTCCAGCCCCTCCCACTCCTCTCCAGGCCCTCCCCTCAGTCGAGTGGCCGGCGTGTCTCCCATCAGagcccccccctgctccacGCCCCTGTCTTCGGATCGCCACGGTAACCACGCATCTCTAACCCCAGAGAATATaa ctccctccctctcctcctccctccaccatGTTCTCCATCGGACGTTCAGTCCCGTGGGGAAGgagttctccccccccctcgctgACCGCACCCCCACCTTCCTCCCTCACCTGGAGAATTCAAGTAAGACGCAGC TCCTGAGACGCTCGGTCCTCAGTCCCCAGTCGTCCGTGGACAGTGACCTCTTGACCTCGGAGGACGAGTCCCTCACGCTGCACGGATACAAACTGCACGACCTCACCGACGTGCAGGTCATGgcccggctgcaggaggaga GTCTAAGGCAGGACTACGCCAGCACGTCGTCCACCCTCGCCAACCGCCGCAGCCAGAGCTTCACCTTCCAGCTCAGCGCCGGCCGAGAcctggaggaggacgacgaggaggaggacgacgaagACTACGGCCTCCTGCCCCCCCCGCAGGCGCGCCTCACCCGCCTGCCGCACTCCCACACCTTCTCCAGCATGCGAGACTGGCGAAGAAGCACCACGTCCCtgtgcaccccccccaccacgcCCACCACGCCCTCCACGCCGCCGCTCCCCTCCGCCGGGTTCGCCTTCCAGCCTCTGGCCCGGCTCCAGCtcccgggaccgggaccgggagccgAGCCTCCGGGCTTCCGATCCGGATCAG GAGAATTTGAGA aTAAACTGCGGAGGAGCATGCCTAACCTGGTCCGAGCTCCCAGCATGCCGAGCGTTCCCGTTGCTTCCCCTTGCTTGCTTCGTAACAGCCTGAGTTTTGATTCGTCCAGCGGCCTGGCTCGCCTGCAGTCCTCCA TCCCCTCCCCTGGCCAACTTCACCACAGGGTCCAGAGCGTGGGgaacttcctgtctctgtcccggCAGCCGCTGAAGGCCACGGCGTACGTCAGCCCGACCATCAAGGGCCCGGCCCCCCCCAGCCTCCAGCCTCccagcagcagcggggggggtaACAGCGGGATCCCACTGTTTAGTAAATCTGCCGGAGGGGCGACGCCCACCTCCACGTCCCGCAGCAGCCTGCCCCGCCCCGCCTCCTGTGTGGGCGCCACGAGTTCCACTCCCCGCAGCAAGGTGGCGCTACCAGCACGGAG TTTACTGATGCCTCCAAAGAGCTTGTCCACGCTCAGCGCCCTCCGTGACGGCGCCTGGCGAGACGGCTGCTACTGA